The following coding sequences lie in one Arachis hypogaea cultivar Tifrunner chromosome 4, arahy.Tifrunner.gnm2.J5K5, whole genome shotgun sequence genomic window:
- the LOC112796903 gene encoding 2-hydroxyisoflavanone dehydratase-like encodes MATSTQEKELKHEFNFFRVYKDGTVELLRPPPTIIPPFDDHNTGLRTKDAVVTANPPLSARLFLPKTTKPNTKLPVFLFFHGSGFCARSAFTPEYHNHVAAIANEANVLAVSVEYAKFPLRPLLACYYDAWSSLQWVASHAGGTGPESWLNEHADLHRVFVAGNSAGGNLTHWAVSQVGKIGLAPGVRIAGAILVHPFFGGIGDDSQWLYMCPENEGPEDPRLKPAAEDLRRLRCERVLVCVAEKDPLLVAGEKYVEALKKSGWSGSVELAVNLGLGHCNHVYEPDEDNAREVLRKIASFINQQ; translated from the coding sequence ATGGCAACTAGCACACAAGAAAAAGAGTTAAAACACGAGTTCAACTTCTTCCGCGTCTACAAAGACGGCACCGTCGAGCTCCTCCGTCCTCCACCAACAATCATTCCTCCCTTCGACGACCACAACACCGGCCTCCGCACCAAAGACGCCGTCGTCACCGCCAACCCACCCCTCTCCGCTCGCCTTTTCCTCCCAAAAACCACCAAACCCAACACCAAACTCcccgtcttcctcttcttccatggcaGCGGCTTCTGCGCCAGGTCCGCCTTCACTCCGGAATACCACAACCACGTTGCCGCAATCGCCAACGAAGCCAACGTACTCGCTGTCTCTGTAGAGTACGCCAAGTTTCCGCTTCGGCCATTGCTCGCATGCTACTACGACGCCTGGAGCAGCCTCCAGTGGGTCGCGTCGCACGCGGGCGGGACCGGGCCGGAATCCTGGCTAAACGAACACGCCGATTTGCATCGTGTTTTCGTAGCTGGGAACAGCGCCGGCGGTAACCTTACCCATTGGGCAGTTAGCCAAGTGGGAAAAATAGGGTTAGCGCCGGGTGTGAGGATTGCGGGGGCGATCCTCGTCCATCCTTTCTTCGGAGGCATAGGGGACGACAGTCAGTGGCTATACATGTGTCCGGAAAACGAGGGGCCGGAGGATCCGAGGCTGAAGCCGGCGGCGGAGGATTTAAGGAGGCTTAGATGTGAGAGGGTGTTGGTGTGTGTGGCGGAGAAGGATCCATTGCTGGTTGCCGGAGAGAAGTACGTTGAGGCGCTGAAGAAGAGTGGTTGGAGTGGGAGTGTTGAGCTTGCTGTGAATTTGGGTTTGGGACATTGCAACCATGTTTATGAGCCAGACGAAGACAATGCTCGTGAGGTTTTACGAAAGATTGCATCTTTCATCAATCAACAATAA